A region of Actinobacillus porcitonsillarum DNA encodes the following proteins:
- the rbsD gene encoding D-ribose pyranase has translation MKKTTILNAQLSHVIATMGHTDGLTICDAGLPIPAEQHCIDLALTQGIPDFLSTLQAVLSELFIEKILLAEEIKIHNPHIEQQLLALINQTAQHQNKPIDILYVPHQDFKQQSNHAKAVVRTGECSPYANVILYSGVPF, from the coding sequence ATGAAAAAGACAACAATCTTAAATGCTCAACTTTCTCATGTGATTGCCACAATGGGACATACTGACGGATTAACCATTTGTGATGCGGGTTTGCCGATTCCCGCCGAACAGCACTGTATTGATCTAGCCTTAACGCAAGGTATTCCGGACTTTCTTTCGACTTTACAAGCGGTATTAAGCGAACTCTTTATTGAAAAAATTCTATTAGCGGAAGAAATCAAAATACATAACCCTCACATTGAACAACAATTATTAGCTCTCATTAATCAAACCGCTCAACACCAAAATAAGCCTATTGATATTCTCTACGTGCCTCATCAGGACTTTAAACAGCAAAGCAATCATGCCAAAGCTGTCGTCAGAACGGGAGAATGCAGTCCGTATGCCAATGTTATTCTCTATTCGGGCGTACCGTTTTAG
- the rbsB gene encoding ribose ABC transporter substrate-binding protein RbsB has product MKKLTSLAIALGLAFSTSAMAKETIALAISTLDNPFFVTLKEGAEKKAKELGYNLVVLDSQNDPAKELSNVEDVTVRGAKVLLINPTDSEAVGTAVAVANKKNIPVITLDRGANKGNVVSHITSDNVAGGKMAGDFIAEKVGKNAKVIQLEGIAGTSAARERGEGFKQAVETNQFELLASQPADFDRTKGLNVMENLLASHGSAKAVFAQNDEMALGALRAIKASGKNILVVGFDGTDDAVKAVNGGQLAATIAQQPEKIGELGVEAADKVLKGEKVEAQIPVPLKVVTK; this is encoded by the coding sequence ATGAAAAAATTAACTTCATTAGCGATTGCATTAGGTTTAGCATTCAGCACATCAGCAATGGCAAAGGAAACTATCGCACTGGCAATTTCAACCTTAGATAATCCGTTCTTTGTGACCTTAAAAGAAGGCGCAGAGAAGAAAGCCAAAGAATTAGGCTATAACTTAGTTGTGTTGGATTCACAAAATGACCCGGCTAAAGAGCTATCCAACGTCGAAGATGTGACGGTACGTGGTGCAAAAGTGTTATTGATCAACCCAACCGATTCTGAAGCGGTAGGCACAGCCGTTGCGGTAGCCAATAAGAAAAATATTCCGGTGATCACCTTAGACCGTGGCGCCAATAAAGGTAATGTCGTGAGTCATATTACCTCTGATAACGTGGCAGGCGGAAAAATGGCGGGGGATTTTATCGCTGAAAAAGTCGGTAAAAATGCCAAAGTGATTCAATTGGAAGGTATTGCGGGCACTTCCGCGGCTCGTGAACGCGGTGAAGGTTTTAAACAAGCGGTAGAAACCAACCAATTTGAACTGCTTGCCAGCCAACCGGCGGATTTCGACCGTACTAAAGGTTTAAATGTCATGGAAAACTTACTTGCCAGCCACGGTTCTGCCAAAGCGGTATTTGCTCAAAATGATGAAATGGCATTAGGGGCTTTACGGGCGATCAAAGCATCGGGTAAAAATATCTTAGTGGTTGGTTTTGATGGTACGGATGATGCGGTAAAAGCCGTTAATGGTGGACAACTTGCTGCAACTATCGCTCAACAACCAGAAAAAATCGGTGAGTTAGGGGTAGAAGCGGCGGATAAAGTGTTGAAAGGTGAAAAAGTTGAAGCACAAATTCCTGTTCCGTTAAAAGTTGTAACGAAATAA
- a CDS encoding HI_0552 family protein: protein MLTSESCSLFDIPFFQFSQMKKYCPEDIPHIKSEYKKHWEIWKKLNLDVYQKLGFPFAEPHIEKWCNGWQVRAHFFAYYKYEFHQNSAAILSVILNRRRLSVSLDWHCYRADRSQINVSQYNQWLSLLDKEKHGDFDIWRGTESEYADFSKIKEISLDSLILENKEDFFCIGKNIEKEELDKIDVAEFICQTIRELLPLYEACHL, encoded by the coding sequence TGAAGAAATATTGCCCTGAAGATATTCCTCATATTAAGTCTGAGTATAAAAAACATTGGGAAATATGGAAAAAACTAAACCTTGATGTGTATCAGAAATTAGGTTTTCCATTTGCTGAACCACATATTGAAAAATGGTGTAATGGTTGGCAAGTCCGGGCGCATTTCTTTGCTTATTATAAATATGAATTTCATCAAAATTCGGCTGCCATTTTATCTGTGATCTTAAATCGTCGACGTTTATCTGTTAGCTTAGATTGGCATTGTTACAGAGCAGATCGCTCACAAATTAATGTTAGCCAATATAATCAATGGCTATCGCTTTTAGATAAAGAAAAACATGGGGATTTTGATATTTGGCGAGGCACTGAAAGTGAATATGCTGATTTTTCTAAAATAAAAGAGATTTCTTTAGACTCTCTTATTTTAGAAAATAAAGAGGATTTTTTCTGTATTGGAAAAAATATAGAGAAAGAAGAATTAGATAAAATAGATGTAGCTGAATTTATTTGTCAAACTATTCGAGAATTATTACCGCTTTATGAAGCTTGTCATTTATAG
- the rbsA gene encoding ribose ABC transporter ATP-binding protein RbsA yields the protein MKTLLKISGIDKAFPGVQALKNACLNVYAGRAMALMGENGAGKSTLMKILTGIYQRDAGTIEYLGQAVTFANPKASQEAGLSIIHQELNILGNLSIAENIFLGREFTHPWGGIDWRKMYAESDRLLARLGVTHSSRLPAGELSIGERQMVEIAKALSFESKVIVMDEPTDALTDTETEALFAVIRELKAEGRGIVYISHRIKEIFQICDDVTVLRDGQFIGEKAVADLNEDQLIEMMVGRKLEEQYPHIDTDQGSVRLEVNNLTGSGVHQISFNLKKGEILGVSGLMGAGRTELMKVLYGALPRTSGSVKLDGKDIHNQTAQNGLDNGIVYISEDRKGDGLVLGMSVKENMSLTALEQFSRYGRIDKVRENMVVTDFIELFNIKTPNAEKIIGELSGGNQQKVAIAKGLMTRPNVLILDEPTRGVDVGAKKEIYQLINKFKAEGLSIILVSSDMPEVLGMSDRILVMREGRISGEFSRQEATQEKLLAAAIGKTSGQIS from the coding sequence ATGAAAACCTTACTCAAAATTAGCGGAATAGATAAAGCCTTTCCAGGTGTTCAGGCGCTTAAAAATGCTTGCTTGAATGTCTATGCTGGTAGAGCGATGGCGTTAATGGGTGAGAATGGGGCGGGTAAATCCACCTTAATGAAAATTCTCACCGGAATTTATCAACGTGATGCCGGCACGATTGAATATTTGGGACAAGCGGTGACATTTGCCAATCCGAAGGCCTCTCAAGAAGCCGGATTAAGCATTATTCACCAAGAGCTGAATATTTTGGGAAACTTGTCGATTGCCGAAAATATCTTTCTTGGTCGTGAATTTACGCACCCTTGGGGCGGTATTGATTGGCGTAAAATGTATGCGGAATCCGACCGCTTGTTAGCCCGACTCGGTGTCACCCACTCTAGCCGTTTACCCGCTGGCGAGCTTTCCATCGGTGAACGACAAATGGTAGAAATTGCGAAAGCCTTGAGCTTTGAATCCAAAGTGATTGTGATGGATGAGCCGACGGATGCGCTGACGGATACGGAAACCGAAGCGCTGTTTGCGGTAATTCGTGAGTTGAAAGCGGAAGGTCGTGGCATTGTCTATATTTCCCACCGTATTAAAGAAATTTTCCAAATTTGTGATGATGTGACTGTTTTGCGTGACGGGCAATTTATTGGTGAAAAAGCCGTTGCTGATTTAAACGAAGATCAGTTAATTGAAATGATGGTCGGACGAAAATTGGAAGAACAATATCCGCATATCGACACCGATCAAGGCTCTGTGCGCCTTGAAGTCAATAATTTGACGGGAAGCGGTGTTCATCAAATCTCATTCAACCTGAAAAAAGGCGAAATTCTCGGCGTTTCAGGGTTAATGGGCGCCGGTAGAACCGAGTTGATGAAAGTGCTTTACGGGGCATTGCCTCGTACATCGGGTTCAGTCAAATTAGATGGCAAAGACATTCATAACCAGACTGCTCAAAATGGATTAGATAACGGCATTGTCTATATTTCCGAAGACCGCAAGGGTGACGGTTTAGTGCTAGGTATGTCGGTGAAAGAGAATATGTCGTTGACCGCATTAGAGCAATTTTCCCGCTACGGACGAATTGATAAAGTTCGAGAGAATATGGTCGTCACGGATTTTATTGAGCTGTTTAATATCAAAACCCCCAATGCCGAAAAAATTATCGGAGAACTTTCCGGCGGAAATCAGCAAAAAGTGGCGATTGCCAAAGGCTTAATGACCCGTCCGAATGTGCTGATTTTAGATGAGCCGACCCGAGGTGTCGATGTCGGGGCAAAAAAAGAAATCTATCAACTGATCAATAAATTTAAAGCGGAAGGGCTTAGTATCATTTTAGTGTCGTCCGATATGCCGGAAGTGTTGGGAATGTCCGATCGTATTTTAGTGATGCGGGAAGGACGAATCAGTGGTGAATTTAGCCGTCAAGAAGCGACGCAAGAGAAATTATTGGCGGCGGCAATCGGTAAAACAAGCGGTCAGATCTCATAG
- the rbsK gene encoding ribokinase, whose amino-acid sequence MKNKLCVLGSINVDHVIRVPYFPKAGETLTGYGYQIAYGGKGANQAVAAARVGAKVSFIGAIGDDQIGQTMKQAFEQDGIDTSAISVIPNQSTGLAMIQVADSGENSIVISAGANADLSESLVEQHKSQIEQADILLMQLESPLQAVTLATKFAKSAGVKVVLNPAPAQPLPDSLLSHIDIITPNETEAEILTGIKVTDEQTAAVAANHFHQLGIETVLITLGSKGVYYSEKGQGEIIPGFRVDAVDTTAAGDTFNGAFVTALLEGKSAKDAIRFAHAAAAISVTRMGAQTAIPNRKEVEQFLNNSSVEK is encoded by the coding sequence ATGAAAAACAAACTTTGTGTTCTCGGTAGTATCAATGTCGATCACGTGATTCGAGTACCTTATTTCCCCAAAGCGGGTGAAACCTTAACGGGTTATGGCTATCAAATTGCCTATGGCGGAAAAGGGGCAAATCAAGCGGTTGCTGCAGCTCGTGTTGGAGCGAAAGTCAGCTTTATCGGTGCGATTGGCGATGATCAAATCGGACAAACGATGAAGCAAGCCTTTGAGCAAGATGGCATTGATACTTCAGCAATCAGTGTAATCCCAAATCAATCAACGGGCTTGGCGATGATTCAAGTCGCCGATTCGGGTGAAAATAGCATAGTTATTTCCGCTGGGGCAAATGCGGATCTTTCCGAATCCTTAGTTGAACAACATAAATCACAGATAGAACAAGCTGATATTTTGCTGATGCAGTTAGAAAGCCCGTTACAAGCGGTCACTTTAGCGACAAAATTTGCAAAATCAGCCGGGGTAAAAGTGGTGTTAAACCCCGCACCGGCTCAACCTTTACCGGATAGTTTGTTATCACACATTGACATTATCACCCCGAATGAAACGGAAGCGGAAATACTGACAGGGATTAAAGTGACCGATGAGCAAACTGCAGCAGTAGCAGCAAACCATTTTCATCAACTAGGGATCGAAACGGTATTGATTACCCTAGGTTCAAAAGGCGTGTATTACAGTGAAAAAGGGCAAGGCGAAATTATTCCGGGTTTCCGAGTTGATGCAGTAGATACAACAGCCGCAGGCGATACCTTTAACGGCGCTTTTGTGACGGCATTATTGGAAGGAAAATCAGCTAAAGATGCGATTCGTTTTGCACATGCTGCTGCAGCGATTTCGGTTACTCGAATGGGGGCGCAGACAGCGATTCCTAACAGAAAAGAAGTCGAACAGTTTTTAAATAATTCTTCTGTTGAAAAATAA
- a CDS encoding F0F1 ATP synthase subunit epsilon, producing the protein MASQFELNIVSAEEKIFSGSVVSVRVTGVDGELGVYAGHTPLLTSIKPGMVKYTLQDGREEFIYVSGGFLEVQPTIVTVLADVAIRGEELDQQRILAAKRKAEETLSKTNNAELSAKLSREIAKLRVYEIVNSKLATRR; encoded by the coding sequence ATGGCATCTCAATTTGAGCTTAATATCGTAAGTGCAGAAGAAAAAATCTTTAGCGGTAGCGTTGTTAGCGTTCGAGTAACCGGTGTTGATGGTGAGCTTGGTGTTTATGCAGGACACACGCCATTATTAACATCCATTAAACCCGGAATGGTAAAATATACCCTACAAGATGGTCGTGAAGAGTTTATTTATGTATCGGGAGGCTTCTTAGAAGTACAACCGACAATCGTAACGGTGCTAGCTGATGTCGCAATTCGTGGCGAAGAGTTAGATCAACAACGAATTCTTGCGGCAAAACGTAAAGCTGAAGAGACATTAAGTAAAACAAATAATGCAGAACTTTCTGCAAAACTTTCTCGTGAGATTGCAAAACTAAGGGTTTATGAAATTGTGAACTCGAAGTTGGCAACAAGACGATAA
- a CDS encoding substrate-binding domain-containing protein has translation MATMKDIASIAGVSLSTVSHVVNNSRFVSEEITLRVKKVIEELNYRPSLVARSLKLKETNTIGMIVTTSNNPFFAEVVRHVERYCERHHYHLILVNTDGNSQNLQQHLERLLLKQVDGLLLMCAEPQNFDLSVITNLTLPMVVIDWWQQSIYADIIHENSELGGYLATKALIDAGYRDIAVITGELSKPLAVNRLEGYKRAFSENHLPIRPEWIIESHFHYDGGIEAMTKLLVLPSRPKAVFAMSDSIAIGAYQVIQRAGLRIPQDIAIIGYDNIELAQYLYPPLSTIHQPKARLAKAAVEKLILRIHQPQTEIETIKLTPELIIRESF, from the coding sequence GTGGCAACAATGAAAGATATTGCGAGTATAGCAGGAGTCTCGCTTTCAACGGTTTCTCACGTAGTAAATAATTCACGCTTTGTAAGTGAAGAAATTACTTTAAGAGTAAAAAAAGTCATTGAGGAGCTAAATTATCGTCCTTCATTGGTAGCAAGAAGTTTGAAGCTCAAGGAAACTAATACAATAGGAATGATTGTTACCACAAGTAACAACCCTTTTTTTGCTGAAGTCGTTCGTCATGTAGAACGTTATTGTGAACGCCATCATTATCATCTAATTCTGGTCAATACTGACGGCAATAGCCAAAATTTACAGCAACATCTAGAGCGATTACTATTGAAGCAAGTTGATGGTTTGTTGCTGATGTGTGCGGAACCCCAAAATTTTGACTTAAGTGTTATTACAAATTTAACACTGCCAATGGTTGTTATTGACTGGTGGCAACAGTCAATTTATGCTGATATTATTCATGAAAATTCAGAATTAGGTGGGTATCTTGCAACAAAAGCACTAATAGATGCTGGTTATCGTGATATTGCGGTAATTACGGGCGAATTGAGTAAGCCATTAGCAGTTAATCGCCTGGAAGGATACAAGCGGGCTTTTTCAGAGAACCATTTACCAATTCGTCCTGAATGGATTATTGAAAGCCATTTCCATTATGATGGGGGGATTGAAGCAATGACAAAATTATTAGTTTTACCTTCACGCCCTAAGGCTGTTTTTGCAATGAGTGACAGTATTGCTATTGGTGCGTATCAAGTAATTCAACGCGCAGGATTACGTATTCCACAAGATATTGCGATTATCGGCTACGATAATATTGAACTTGCTCAATATCTTTATCCTCCACTTTCCACCATTCATCAACCCAAAGCTCGATTAGCTAAAGCCGCGGTTGAGAAATTAATTCTGCGTATTCACCAGCCACAAACTGAAATAGAAACGATAAAACTTACCCCTGAATTAATTATACGAGAATCTTTTTAA
- the rbsC gene encoding ribose ABC transporter permease → MNKSFNLTKFLIDQRSIIALITLIVVVSFLNPDFFTTDNLLNILRQTSVNAIIAIGMTFVILIAGIDLSVGSVLALTGAVAATLVGMDLPVYVVIPSVLIFGGLIGLLNGSLVAFGKVQAFMATLITMLLLRGVTMIYMGGRPISTGFSDNADAFAEIGTGIWLGIPVPVWLMFILFALGWFVLTQTRMGRYIYALGGNESATALSGINVNKVKLFVFAVSGVLAALAGLIVTSRLGSAQPTAGTGYELDAIAAVVVGGTSLMGGKGRIIGTLIGALIIGFLSNALNLLDIDSYYQLVAKALVILAAVILDNFIGRKKV, encoded by the coding sequence ATGAATAAATCGTTTAATCTCACTAAATTTTTAATCGACCAACGGTCGATTATCGCGTTAATCACGTTGATTGTTGTGGTGTCATTTTTAAATCCGGATTTTTTTACCACGGATAACTTGCTTAACATTCTGCGTCAAACTTCGGTGAACGCCATTATTGCGATTGGCATGACCTTTGTGATTTTGATTGCCGGCATTGATTTATCGGTCGGTTCGGTATTGGCACTGACCGGTGCGGTAGCCGCAACGTTAGTCGGCATGGATTTACCGGTTTATGTGGTGATTCCTTCCGTACTGATTTTTGGCGGACTGATCGGCTTGTTGAACGGATCACTGGTGGCGTTCGGTAAAGTACAGGCCTTTATGGCAACCTTGATTACGATGCTGTTATTACGCGGCGTGACCATGATTTATATGGGCGGTCGCCCGATTAGCACCGGTTTTTCCGATAATGCCGATGCCTTCGCCGAAATCGGTACGGGGATTTGGCTCGGTATTCCGGTTCCAGTTTGGCTAATGTTCATCTTGTTTGCGTTAGGTTGGTTTGTTCTCACGCAGACGCGTATGGGACGCTATATTTATGCTTTAGGGGGAAATGAATCAGCAACCGCCCTTTCAGGCATTAATGTAAATAAAGTGAAACTCTTTGTATTTGCGGTCAGTGGTGTACTTGCTGCCCTTGCTGGTTTAATTGTTACGTCTCGATTAGGTTCCGCTCAACCTACGGCAGGAACAGGTTATGAATTAGATGCGATAGCGGCTGTTGTAGTCGGTGGCACCAGTCTTATGGGCGGTAAAGGTCGTATTATCGGCACATTAATCGGTGCATTAATTATCGGTTTCTTGAGCAATGCCTTGAATTTATTAGACATTGACTCTTACTATCAACTGGTTGCGAAAGCACTGGTAATCTTAGCTGCGGTTATCTTAGATAACTTCATTGGTCGTAAAAAAGTCTAG
- the atpD gene encoding F0F1 ATP synthase subunit beta — protein MATGKIVQIIGAVIDVEFPQDAVPKVYDALKVETGLTLEVQQQLGGGLVRCIALGTSDGLKRGLKVENTGNPIQVPVGTQTLGRIMNVLGEPIDEKGPIGEEERWDIHRAAPSYEEQSNSTELLETGIKVIDLICPFAKGGKVGLFGGAGVGKTVNMMELIRNIAIEHSGYSVFAGVGERTREGNDFYHEMTDSNVLDKVSLVYGQMNEPPGNRLRVALTGLTMAEKFRDEGRDVLFFVDNIYRYTLAGTEVSALLGRMPSAVGYQPTLAEEMGVLQERITSTKTGSITSVQAVYVPADDLTDPSPATTFAHLDSTVVLSRNIASLGIYPAVDPLDSTSRQLDPLVVGEEHYNVARGVQGTLQRYKELKDIIAILGMDELSEDDKLVVARARKIERFLSQPFFVAEVFTGSPGKYVSLKDTIRGFKGILEGEYDHIPEQAFYMAGSIDEVVERASKM, from the coding sequence ATGGCAACAGGAAAAATTGTACAGATCATCGGCGCGGTGATTGACGTTGAATTCCCTCAAGATGCAGTACCAAAAGTATATGATGCGTTAAAAGTTGAAACGGGTTTAACCCTTGAGGTTCAACAACAATTAGGTGGTGGCTTAGTGCGTTGTATCGCATTAGGTACATCAGATGGTTTAAAACGTGGCTTAAAAGTTGAAAATACGGGTAACCCTATTCAAGTGCCGGTAGGTACTCAAACCTTAGGTCGTATTATGAACGTATTAGGTGAGCCTATCGATGAAAAAGGTCCTATCGGCGAAGAAGAACGTTGGGATATTCATCGTGCAGCACCAAGCTACGAAGAACAATCTAACAGCACAGAATTATTAGAAACCGGAATTAAAGTTATCGACTTAATTTGCCCATTTGCGAAAGGGGGTAAAGTTGGTTTGTTCGGTGGTGCGGGTGTAGGTAAAACCGTAAATATGATGGAGTTAATCCGTAACATCGCAATCGAACACTCTGGTTACTCAGTATTCGCCGGTGTTGGTGAGCGTACTCGTGAGGGTAACGACTTCTACCACGAAATGACAGACTCTAACGTATTAGATAAAGTATCACTGGTTTATGGTCAGATGAACGAACCACCGGGTAACCGTTTACGTGTTGCGCTAACAGGCTTAACGATGGCGGAAAAATTCCGTGATGAAGGTCGTGATGTTTTATTCTTCGTGGATAACATCTATCGTTATACCCTTGCAGGTACAGAGGTATCAGCGTTATTAGGTCGTATGCCGTCTGCGGTAGGTTATCAGCCAACATTAGCAGAAGAAATGGGGGTATTACAAGAACGTATTACCTCAACCAAAACAGGTTCTATTACCTCTGTTCAAGCGGTTTATGTTCCTGCGGACGACTTAACAGACCCATCTCCAGCAACAACCTTTGCGCACTTAGACTCAACCGTTGTATTAAGTCGTAACATTGCATCATTAGGTATTTATCCGGCGGTAGATCCGTTAGATTCAACTTCTCGTCAATTAGACCCGTTAGTGGTTGGCGAAGAACACTATAATGTTGCACGTGGTGTACAAGGTACATTACAACGTTATAAAGAGCTAAAAGATATCATCGCAATTTTAGGTATGGATGAATTATCTGAAGACGATAAATTAGTGGTTGCACGTGCTCGTAAGATTGAACGTTTCTTATCTCAACCATTCTTCGTTGCGGAAGTATTTACCGGTTCTCCAGGTAAATATGTATCATTAAAAGATACAATCCGTGGCTTCAAAGGTATCTTAGAAGGCGAATACGACCATATTCCGGAACAAGCGTTCTATATGGCAGGTTCAATTGACGAAGTTGTGGAAAGAGCGAGCAAGATGTAA